A window of Periplaneta americana isolate PAMFEO1 chromosome 7, P.americana_PAMFEO1_priV1, whole genome shotgun sequence contains these coding sequences:
- the LOC138703664 gene encoding 15-hydroxyprostaglandin dehydrogenase [NAD(+)]-like isoform X2: protein MDLKDKVALVTGAAHGIGLATAKQLLKNGAKGVAICDIDSTKGEAAIEGFNKEFGKGKTIFIKTDVTKQDNLEEAFKKTKDTFNTIDIVINNAGIIDDAHWERELDINVRGVVRGTQLAMDYMGKDKGGKGGTVVNIASVAGLGLRSASPVYDGSKYFVVGYSQAMAFAPLSARHGVRVLTMCPGLTDTPIADGVLAGYEELDIKREAILSVFTMQKPDHVGEAIIHIIREGETGSVWVSDRSTAPYKVEFPELVKST, encoded by the exons ATGGATCTGAAGGACAAAGTGGCGCTAGTGACTGGAGCCGCACATGGCATCGGTTTGGCCACAGCCAAACAACTGCTAAAGAACGGCGCTAAG GGAGTGGCAATATGTGACATCGACAGCACGAAGGGAGAAGCTGCAATTGAAGGTTTCAATAAAGAATTTGGAAAAGGAAAGACTATATTCATTAAAACAGACGTGACAAAACAAGACAACTTGGAAG AGGCCTTCAAAAAAACAAAGGACACCTTCAACACTATCGACATTGTTATCAACAATGCTGGAATAATCGACGATGCACATTGGGAGAGGGAACTTGACATCAATGTG AGAGGAGTTGTGAGGGGTACACAACTTGCCATGGATTACATGGGAAAAGACAAAGGAGGCAAAGGTGGCACAGTGGTCAACATCGCTTCCGTCGCTGGACTCGGCCTCAGAAGCGCATCTCCCGTGTATGATGGCTCGAAGTATTTCGTCGTAGGATACAGCCAAGCAATGGCG TTCGCGCCACTGAGTGCAAGGCACGGAGTTCGAGTCCTCACAATGTGTCCAGGACTCACAGACACTCCCATCGCAGATGGAGTGCTGGCTGGCTACGAGGAACTTGACATTAAAAGAGAAGCAATACTGTCCGTATTCACGATGCAAAA ACCTGATCACGTAGGAGAAGCCATAATCCACATTATACGAGAAGGAGAAACAGGAAGTGTTTGGGTCAGCGACAGGAGTACAGCCCCTTACAAAGTCGAGTTCCCCGAACTCGTTAAAAGCACTTAA